In Winkia neuii, a genomic segment contains:
- a CDS encoding PD-(D/E)XK nuclease family protein yields MEQTPMLVLPEPLLDSYHPTAEQARVLTALAAGNSVGVLGAAGTGKSRVALQALADFDGEGQAVFLTPTRARADQLLDEATAISARGIRPVRTPASLAFAILAGHGAPTLLTGSDEQALVAELIAHTDWPDIVPAESLALEAFQNEVRSFLARAGEFDISAEQVRQWNANPLWETLAGLLQEYQDRLDQLGLVDSARAQRKAADVLAKAGSPYSLVLIDDCQDMTHASGALIRALAQGGATVGLFANPDVAVESYRGGDHLLPARLMEELSLRPCQLTRQQRSAAQVVQVSQRFVQGIGTSGISSRENEAQPYKKDLPCGVRLRVSASFTDEVLQVANMLRTEHLLHGTPWQEMAVICRSEALADSWRQMLSGRGVPLAATSRPLALGLDPITSNLARLLQVEAQLQDMPEAPAALGLIGQKCLQILRSPLMGVDSLAWIALSRHFQGDPHQELAKLVSDPLLAKSFSTALKDFAAHRYCEPLLRMAHAIAQVRAEQGISTRLWAAWQGIGVADEWAKAALADSKYDDYLDAALALFRFADVYTQRNPEASESQFLQEVLEQTLPTDHLAVAGQRPAGVRVATAAALAGMHYQVVAIVGVNQDVWPDMRMRDSFLGAGLLADLAKGRASFGNDGKVMADPDPFTSIRYDEARMFACALSRASRFVLVTATSDTDAGPSAFMTTLLSAGAQGSVDPEGNLVTDPGASALDLRGYVGTLRHDAIEGDQDAVALLGYLAAQGVPAANPQYWSAGPISTDSPLVLPGQLVTVSPSSLEAALDCPLKWLLTQHGGNPPSSGEQQLGTLIHQIAYEHPEADLQTLEAALAAKIDSLELPDTFWGRLEVERAYQMVRKLAMWFADGRELVKEEAEFRQVVGEVRLRGSIDRVERTEDGNIAIVDFKTGRTPKSAKEVKENPQLAAYQVAYQAMTGKAIETAQLVYLGADGDKYKARSQDGIGEDTASFAHELVAMGATAMRGPAYQAVEGTGCRTCPVKSSCPAMTEGKKLL; encoded by the coding sequence ATGGAACAAACCCCTATGCTGGTCCTGCCCGAGCCACTTCTGGATAGCTATCACCCCACCGCGGAACAGGCGCGGGTGCTTACGGCTTTGGCAGCCGGAAACAGCGTGGGTGTCCTGGGGGCAGCAGGAACCGGAAAATCTAGGGTGGCGCTGCAGGCGCTAGCTGATTTTGATGGGGAAGGGCAAGCCGTATTCCTTACTCCTACCAGAGCTCGCGCCGATCAGCTGCTAGATGAGGCTACTGCAATCAGCGCGCGCGGTATTAGGCCGGTGCGTACCCCCGCATCGCTGGCTTTCGCTATTTTGGCTGGCCATGGCGCTCCCACCTTGCTTACGGGATCCGACGAACAAGCTTTGGTGGCCGAACTAATAGCGCACACGGACTGGCCAGATATCGTGCCTGCCGAATCGCTAGCCCTAGAGGCCTTCCAAAATGAAGTACGCAGTTTCCTAGCGCGCGCTGGCGAATTCGACATTTCTGCCGAACAGGTGCGGCAGTGGAACGCGAATCCGCTGTGGGAAACTCTGGCTGGGCTGCTCCAGGAATACCAGGATCGGTTGGATCAGTTGGGACTTGTTGACTCCGCTAGGGCGCAACGCAAAGCGGCTGACGTGCTCGCCAAAGCAGGCTCGCCATACTCACTTGTGCTAATCGACGACTGCCAGGACATGACGCACGCAAGTGGCGCCCTCATCAGGGCCCTGGCCCAAGGCGGGGCTACCGTGGGGCTATTTGCCAACCCGGACGTGGCAGTGGAATCCTACCGCGGCGGGGACCACCTCTTGCCTGCCCGACTCATGGAAGAATTATCGTTGCGTCCCTGCCAGCTCACGCGCCAGCAGCGCAGTGCAGCGCAGGTAGTGCAGGTAAGTCAGCGTTTTGTTCAGGGCATCGGCACCTCGGGCATAAGTAGCAGAGAAAATGAGGCCCAGCCGTATAAAAAGGACCTGCCCTGCGGAGTACGCCTTAGGGTGTCGGCGTCTTTCACAGACGAAGTCTTGCAGGTAGCCAATATGCTTCGTACTGAACACCTGTTACACGGCACCCCGTGGCAAGAAATGGCGGTAATCTGCCGTTCTGAGGCTCTGGCTGATTCCTGGAGGCAAATGCTGTCCGGTAGGGGCGTGCCGTTGGCTGCTACCTCGCGTCCCCTGGCGCTGGGGCTGGATCCGATTACTTCAAATCTTGCCCGCCTCCTGCAAGTAGAAGCGCAACTGCAAGATATGCCGGAAGCTCCGGCCGCCCTGGGGCTGATCGGGCAGAAATGCCTGCAGATTCTTCGCTCCCCACTGATGGGGGTGGATTCTCTTGCCTGGATTGCGCTGTCACGCCATTTTCAAGGCGACCCGCACCAGGAACTAGCCAAGCTGGTCAGCGATCCGCTGCTGGCCAAGTCCTTTTCCACCGCGTTGAAAGATTTTGCTGCTCACCGCTACTGCGAGCCTCTGCTCCGGATGGCGCATGCCATTGCCCAAGTGCGCGCTGAACAGGGTATTTCTACTAGATTGTGGGCTGCGTGGCAGGGCATTGGAGTAGCGGATGAGTGGGCCAAGGCAGCCTTAGCCGATTCGAAATACGACGACTATTTGGATGCGGCATTGGCGCTTTTCCGTTTCGCTGACGTTTACACGCAACGCAACCCGGAAGCATCTGAAAGCCAGTTCTTGCAAGAGGTACTGGAACAGACCCTTCCTACCGACCACTTAGCAGTAGCTGGGCAGCGCCCGGCCGGGGTAAGGGTGGCCACTGCTGCCGCCCTCGCTGGCATGCACTATCAGGTGGTAGCGATTGTGGGGGTAAATCAGGACGTTTGGCCAGACATGAGGATGCGCGATTCCTTCCTTGGGGCAGGTCTGCTGGCCGACCTAGCCAAGGGACGAGCCAGCTTTGGAAACGATGGCAAGGTCATGGCCGATCCGGATCCTTTTACTTCGATTCGATACGACGAGGCACGCATGTTTGCCTGCGCGCTCAGCCGCGCAAGTCGGTTTGTGCTAGTTACTGCCACCTCTGATACGGATGCTGGCCCGTCTGCATTTATGACCACGCTGCTTTCAGCAGGCGCACAGGGCAGCGTCGATCCAGAGGGGAACCTGGTTACTGATCCGGGGGCCAGTGCGCTGGATTTGCGAGGCTACGTGGGCACACTCCGCCACGACGCCATAGAAGGGGACCAGGATGCCGTAGCACTGCTGGGTTATTTAGCAGCCCAGGGAGTCCCTGCCGCCAACCCGCAGTACTGGTCGGCAGGACCCATTTCTACAGACAGTCCACTGGTTCTACCAGGGCAATTGGTAACGGTAAGCCCCTCGTCTTTGGAAGCCGCCCTGGATTGCCCCCTGAAGTGGCTCCTGACCCAACATGGTGGCAATCCGCCCTCTTCTGGGGAACAGCAGCTAGGCACTCTTATCCACCAGATTGCCTATGAGCATCCAGAGGCAGATCTGCAAACGCTAGAGGCGGCCCTCGCTGCCAAGATTGACTCTCTTGAACTACCAGACACGTTTTGGGGGCGGCTCGAGGTCGAGCGCGCCTATCAGATGGTCCGCAAGCTAGCTATGTGGTTTGCCGATGGAAGGGAACTAGTCAAGGAAGAAGCCGAATTTAGGCAGGTAGTCGGCGAAGTCAGACTGCGGGGATCAATCGACCGGGTAGAGCGCACAGAGGACGGCAATATTGCAATTGTCGATTTTAAGACTGGGCGTACTCCCAAATCCGCTAAAGAGGTAAAAGAAAATCCGCAACTAGCTGCTTATCAGGTGGCCTACCAGGCCATGACCGGCAAGGCAATAGAGACCGCGCAGCTGGTGTACCTAGGCGCCGATGGCGATAAATATAAGGCTCGTTCACAAGATGGGATCGGGGAAGATACCGCCAGCTTTGCCCACGAATTGGTTGCAATGGGGGCAACTGCCATGCGCGGCCCTGCCTATCAGGCAGTGGAAGGAACAGGGTGTAGAACCTGCCCGGTAAAGTCCTCTTGTCCTGCAATGACCGAAGGGAAAAAGTTGCTATGA
- a CDS encoding DUF3107 domain-containing protein — MKIKIGLRENSRELIVKTDLDAQALAQEISAAAKEARALVFEAEKQDTVILPATGIAYVQVVTEEPRKVGFGL; from the coding sequence ATGAAGATCAAGATTGGCCTACGCGAAAATTCACGGGAACTAATTGTAAAAACCGACTTGGACGCCCAGGCCTTAGCCCAAGAGATTTCGGCGGCGGCAAAAGAAGCGCGCGCCCTCGTTTTCGAAGCCGAAAAGCAGGACACGGTTATCCTGCCCGCAACCGGGATTGCCTACGTACAGGTTGTGACCGAAGAACCCCGCAAGGTTGGCTTCGGCCTCTAA
- a CDS encoding ferritin-like fold-containing protein — MTTSDPRIVSLLGSLCLSRQGRLGKDMTLAPNMEQKVALAAMSAQGYAMFRRIEEVCGMSDEQMAQLMEPTISIVDDLEARLRPGDWWERLVKSFILIGVLSDLSIEISRLHASELLDQIGPENYDGGHGKWAAAIIKQGAEADPQLESRLSLWGRRVVGEALGVARKVARIYDEQLDLDIASAVGLHPLLARHGQRMAKAGLKA; from the coding sequence ATGACTACCTCTGATCCCCGCATTGTTTCGTTGCTCGGTTCCCTCTGCCTTTCCAGGCAAGGGCGGTTAGGAAAAGACATGACGCTCGCCCCGAATATGGAGCAGAAAGTGGCACTGGCTGCTATGAGCGCGCAGGGCTACGCCATGTTCCGGCGGATCGAGGAAGTATGTGGAATGAGCGACGAGCAGATGGCTCAGCTCATGGAGCCCACCATTTCGATAGTCGACGATCTGGAGGCAAGGCTGCGTCCAGGCGATTGGTGGGAGCGCCTAGTAAAGTCATTCATCCTGATCGGAGTTCTTTCGGACCTGTCAATCGAGATCTCTAGGTTGCATGCTAGTGAGCTACTGGATCAGATCGGCCCAGAAAACTATGACGGCGGCCATGGCAAGTGGGCTGCAGCCATCATCAAACAGGGAGCTGAGGCCGATCCACAGCTGGAATCCCGCCTGTCGCTGTGGGGCAGGCGCGTGGTCGGTGAGGCTTTAGGCGTGGCCCGGAAAGTCGCGCGTATTTACGATGAACAGCTGGATTTGGACATTGCCAGTGCCGTGGGCCTACACCCTCTGTTGGCCCGCCATGGCCAGCGGATGGCCAAGGCGGGATTGAAAGCTTAG